The following coding sequences lie in one Salmo salar chromosome ssa13, Ssal_v3.1, whole genome shotgun sequence genomic window:
- the LOC106567574 gene encoding ubiquitin carboxyl-terminal hydrolase 2 isoform X2 — protein sequence MPSMRQSYTVTVPEEPPVTAYPFLKTDLRRKSPPMSRSMLVSTFVGLLINQAKNSKSPQGLVGLRNLGNTCFMNSILQCLSNTPDLRDYCLRNTHRTDLNNNCRAKAALMEEFAKLTQTLWTSVSSEAISPSDFKTQIQRYAPKFVGYNQQDAQEFLRFLLDGLHNEVNRVTVRPRLPAEDIDHLSDNEKGKKMWNKYLEREDSKVVDLFVGQLKSSLTCSECGYCSTVFDPFWDLSLPIAKKGSGEVSLTDCMRFFTKEDVLDGDEKPTCCRCKARRKCTKKFTIQKFPQILVLHLKRFSENRVRTSKLSTYVNFPLKELDMREFASENSMNAVYNLYAVSNHSGNTLGGHYTAYCRNPALGEWYSYNDSRVSPMSSSQVRSSDAYVLFYELASSSHSRL from the exons ATGCCTAGTATGCGACAGTCGTACACCGTCACCGTGCCCGAGGAGCCGCCGGTCACCGCATACCCCTTCCTAAAGACGGACCTGCGCAGGAAGAGTCCTCCAATGTCGCGCTCAATGTTGGTGTCCACATTTGTGGGTCTTCTTATTAATCAAGCCAAG AACTCCAAGAGTCCTCAAGGCCTGGTGGGACTGAGAAACCTCGGCAACACA TGTTTCATGAACTCAATCCTGCAGTGTCTGAGCAACACACCTGACCTGAGGGACTACTGTCTGAGGAACACGCACCGCACCGACCTCAACAACAACTGCAGGGCCAAGGCCGCTCTCATGGAGG agttTGCCAAACTCACTCAGACCCTATGGACATCAGTCAGCAGCGAGGCCATCAGTCCCTCAGACTTCAAGACCCAGATCCAGAGATACGCGCCCAAATTTGTGGGATACAA tcagCAGGACGCTCAGGAGTTCCTGCGTTTCCTATTGGACGGCCTCCACAACGAGGTCAACAGGGTCACAGTGCGGCCCAGGCTCCCGGCCGAGGACATTGACCACCTCTC TGACAATGAGAAAGGGAAGAAAATGTGGAACAaatacctagagagagaggacagcaaaGTGGTCG aTCTGTTTGTTGGCCAGCTGAAGAGCTCTCTGACCTGCAGTGAATGTGGTTACTGCTCCACAGTGTTCGATCCATTCTGGGACTTGTCACTACCCATCGCTAAG AAAGGTTCAGGGGAGGTGAGTCTGACAGACTGCATGCGATTCTTCACCAAAGAAGATGTACTGGATGGAGATGAAAAACCG ACATGCTGCAGGTGTAAAGCCAGAAGGAAATGCACTAAGAAGTTCACCATCCAGAAGTTCCCCCAGATCCTTGTGCTTC ACCTCAAGCGCTTCTCAGAGAACCGCGTCCGAACCAGTAAACTCTCTACCTACGTCAACTTCCCCCTCAAAGAGCTGGACATGAGGGAATTTGCCTCCGAAAACAGCA tgaatgCAGTGTATAATCTCTATGCGGTGTCCAACCACTCTGGGAACACGCTGGGTGGCCACTACACAGCCTACTGCAGGAACCCAGCCCTGGGGGAGTGGTACAGCTACAATGACTCCAG GGTGAGCCCCATGTCATCCAGCCAGGTCCGCAGCAGTGATGCCTATGTGCTCTTCTACGAGCTGGCCTCCTCCTCTCATTCACGCCTGTGA